The following are encoded together in the Theileria orientalis strain Shintoku DNA, chromosome 1, complete genome genome:
- a CDS encoding nuclear transcription factor Y subunit C-2 — protein MDPENLEREPRDEQYEESISSEDNDLVKQIHIPVARVKKIMKEGEHKGMISSDAPVVLAKACELLIRDLTLQSWTCTQMTKRCTLQRQDIISAIFRCSIYSFLLDILPPEDIKPLIHAPQVVHRQVPRDFPVTGRVPFNNVPTEFLYPKHRRVSRPMPYSHPFNTYAQSPQLLKPPFMRQAVMANHMGGVNHQAYNFTHHADPNEVPLPGSTAHSFSCTLIGEIRHIKTFSLAVKAYESITNGQKGTQKHLQRTRKYIKARSLAVKAYETRVCEQSIKVNVSHVAVEFVE, from the exons ATGGATCCTGAAAATTTGGAAAGAGAGCCCAGAGATGAGCAGTACGAGGAGAGCATATCCA gcGAAGATAACGACCTCGTTAAGCAAATTCACATCCCCGTGGCCAGggttaaaaaaataatgaaggAGGGGGAACACAAAGGG ATGATATCCTCCGACGCCCCCGTGGTGCTGGCAAAGGCGTGTGAACTGCTGATCAGGGACTTGACCCTGCAGTCCTGGACCTGCACTCAGATGACGAAGAGGTGTACGCTCCAG CGCCAGGACATAATCTCGGCCATCTTCAGGTGCAGCATTTACAGCTTCCTGCTGGACATACTGCCGCCGGAGGACATTAAGCCTTTGATCCACGCCCCTCAG GTGGTCCACAGGCAAGTGCCCAGGGACTTTCCCGTCACCGGACGCGTGCCCTTCAATAACGTCCCGACTGAGTTTTTGTACCCCAAGCACCGTCGAGTGAGTCGTCCCATGCCGTACTCGCACCCGTTTAACACCTATGCGCAATCGCCGCAGTTGCTGAAGCCGCCTTTCATGAGGCAGGCCGTGATGGCGAATCACATGGGAGGAGTAAATCACCAGGCCTACAATTTCACTCACCATGCCGACCCGAATGAAGTGCCGCTACCAGGATCGACGGCCCATTCGTTCTCCT GCACTCTTATTGGAGAAATTAGGCACATAAAGACATTCTCATTGGCCGTAAAGGCGTATGAAAGCATCACCAACGGACAAAAAGGCACACAAAAGCACCTCCAACGGACAAGAAAGTATATAAAAGCACGTTCGTTGGCCGTAAAGGCGTATGAAACAC GGGTGTGTGAACAGAGCATAAAGGTAAATGTGAGCCACGTAGCTGTTGAATTTGTggaataa
- a CDS encoding DEAD-box helicase — MLDKLCTKIRYNKLDDANYERLNTAVLKKTGKDLSKQKFKLEGILSQIPPQDLFCLIGLDLKSDKKVNSYVTFPKQISLNVIKEDTETYEKLTLPPLENKIQPRDEDLISIESLPEWAQKAFRGIEKLNLIQSKVFNTAFNTTQNLLVSAPTGCGKTNVGLLCVLHNYRDYFENGTRCGKVVYIAPMKALASEIVDKYSSSLSQFGLAVREVTGDYQVPKSELEEIDIIVTTPEKCDVVTRNSFSTSTQSDDSFLTRVNLIIFDEIHLLNDERGPVIETIAARFFRLIETTQVTRRVVGISATLPNYEDIATFLRVAPENTFYFNREYRHVPLEQVFYGIKTDDQQKTNALSICFSHVVETLEKGKQCMVFVHSRNETLSTAMKIIDLIKENDKADLFYSEMGIYKKYASALNKLTTLRTLAEYSISIHHAGLSKNDRDLVEDMFKSGLVKMLVCTSTLAWGVNLPAHCVIIKGTFIGGVGVDRNINNLELNQIMGRAGRPQFDTEGKGVLITEHKNLYSYVRMQTERVPIESQLHRHLENALNAEIAIGSINNEAEAVTWLQYTYLYVRMGKNPLYYGINGNDEETQLRYRQEIVKNAAKNLDKSKLIRYAKKVGEFSSTDLGRIAARYYVDYETTHNLASSLNPLLYYQDGIMKDRSYNTRFESVLYRNEEYEELMDLMKAPQVVYKPKGGINHIKNKVSILIQAYIGKMYVKASSLLTDMNFIVQNAPRLARAYFEISMCETVNKNILSNFTAPMNTGGWGGNKGLSKEQGLLSATVVERFNKFTLDQIVHLTSEEVLDIVRSRTEAATAHKYIRCIPYPELRLYNQPITNKISKLTVTMELKNEWSRRWNGQAEVFYVWVCTSSRLLCNAQLTFSGRGAQYAEFYVPIHNKHESYRVKVFSTTWLNLSFEIPTRFDDAATTADEYTPLQKLNPLPTAALGADNIYAFSHFNPLQTQLYHRARHSDESLVVAAPTGSGKTLVAELALFRLFERHADAVAVYVAPLKALAHERYKDWARKFHFKRVLQLTGDESLPTLQGPARDDLENYNIIITTPEKWDGISRHWKRRKLVSKVGLTIFDELHLLGESRGATIESIVARQHTINQTTMANTNTIANKNNAHSLDHKMRYVCLSTSLSNIHEISEWLGVTDVYNFSPAVRPVKCNLYIDGFSIKAYCPRMNSMNKPCFDTILKHDQGANVLIFVSSRRQTRMTAQDLMGLLQFHNYTFGDQESPRDHGQHAFDDEWLNVFVPHGIGIHHAGLSAKDRELVQDLFLNNKIKVLIATSTLAWGVNLPAKIVIIKGTEFYDGRVKKYIDYSATDIIQMVGRAGRSIEDGEAYAYIFTETRKVGFYKAFMFTPFPTESFFLEKINDALNSEIATGSVTTKRKALDYLARTFLYKRLKSNPKYYTQSPNILDDGKVDLITELKPEETVKFESSVKMDDNMKLEELCEVVINNAVSELVKLGCVSLEYPQEEFKIMEHGLLVPTLNGSLASQYYISCRTVHEFSSMDLARDLGFYEIMRILANAKEFNLVPLRHNEDVYNVQLSQRCPSRIAESEASNPNAKAFLLFQARLYNIRLPVFDYNNDTKSILDQLPRIIQINMYWCLVIVCLLEIFIINRNFNNVSYLLLLYKCLYYGLNPMRLELPYDINYEMEVSVNNIKEKYITRDCNIKLTIKLHELSNTNETHYLFVVNKKTNVIYGYKKVYRESTHTFKLRVGQRSNLTLGIILSCPTLLLYEQEVCVHIEARSKK; from the exons ATGCTGGACAAGCTGTGCACGAAGATCAGGTACAACAAGCTGGACGACGCGAACTACGAAAGACTCAACACGGCGGTCCTGAAAAAGACGGGCAAGGACCTGAGTAAGCAGAAGTTTAAGCTGGAAGGGATACTGTCTCAAATACCGCCGCAGGACCTATTCTGCCTAATAGGACTGGACCTGAAGTCTGACAAGAAGGTGAACAGCTACGTGACGTTCCCGAAGCAAATAAGCCTTAACGTGATAAAGGAGGACACGGAAACGTACGAAAAACTAACGCTGCCACCACTGgagaataaaatacagcCG AGGGACGAGGATTTGATATCGATCGAGTCGCTCCCAGAGTGGGCGCAGAAGGCCTTCAGAGGAATAGAAAAGTTGAACCTGATTCAGTCGAAGGTCTTCAACACGGCCTTCAATACCACTCAAAACCTACTGGTGTCTGCTCCCACAG GCTGTGGAAAGACGAATGTGGGACTGCTGTGCGTACTCCACAACTACAGAGACTACTTTGAAAACGGAACGAGGTGCGGAAAGGTCGTCTACATAGCGCCAATGAAGGCCCTGGCCTCAGAAATAGTGGACAAGTACTCGAGTTCCCTCTCCCAGTTCGGACTGGCGGTGAGGGAAGTGACAGGAGACTACCAAGTGCCCAAAAGCGAGTTGGAGGAGATAGACATAATAGTGACGACGCCCGAAAAGTGCGACGTCGTGACGAGGAACTCGTTCTCAACGTCCACGCAGTCAGACGACTCGTTCCTGACGCGAGTGAACTTGATCATATTCGACGAAATACACTTGCTCAACGACGAAAGAGGCCCAGTGATAGAGACGATAGCAGCAaggttcttcag GCTGATTGAAACGACGCAGGTGACCAGGCGAGTGGTGGGCATATCTGCGACACTGCCGAACTACGAGGACATAGCGACCTTCCTGAGGGTGGCGCCGGAAAACACGTTCTACTTCAACAGGGAGTACAGGCACGTGCCACTGGAGCAAGTATTCTACGG GATAAAAACGGACGACCAGCAGAAGACAAACGCACTGAGCATATGCTTCAGTCACGTAGTGGAGACGCTGGAAAAAGGGAAGCAATGTATGGTATTTGTGCACTCAAGAAATGAGACGCTGTCGACAGCAATGAAGATAATTGACCTCATAAAGGAGAATGATAAGGCGGATCTGTTCTACTCGGAAATGGGCATATATAAGAAGTACGCAAGCGCATTGAACAAGTTGACGACTCTGAGGACACTGGCAGAGTACTCGATATCGATACACCACGCAG GGTtgagtaaaaatgatagAGACCTGGTAGAAGATATGTTTAAGTCAGGGTTAGTGAAGATGTTGGTGTGCACGTCGACGCTGGCCTGGGGAGTTAACCTACCAGCACACTGCGTTATCATCAAGGGCACGTTCATAGGAGGAGTGGGAGTGGACAGGAACATCAATAACCTGGAGCTAAACCAGATCATGGGAAGAGCAGGAAGACCACAGTTCGACACTGAGGGAAAAGGAGTGCTGATAACAGAACATAAAAACCTGTACAGCTACGTAAGAATGCAAACAGAAAGAGTGCCAATAGAGTCGCAATTACACAGACACCTGGAAAACGCACTAAACGCAGAAATAGCAATAGGATCAATCAACAAtgaagcagaagcagtGACATGGCTGCAATACACATACCTGTACGTGAGAATGGGAAAGAATCCACTCTACTACGGAATTAACGGAAACGACGAGGAAACACAGCTGAGATATAGACAggaaatagttaaaaatgcAGCAAAAAACTTAGATAAGTCGAAGCTGATAAGGTACGCGAAGAAAGTGGGAGAGTTCAGCTCGACAGACCTGGGAAGAATAGCAGCAAGGTACTACGTGGATTACGAAACGACGCACAACCTGGCGTCGTCACTTAACCCACTGCTCTACTACCAAGACGGAATCATGAAGGACAGGTCCTATAACACGAGA TTCGAGTCAGTGCTATACAGAAACGAAGAGTACGAGGAGCTAATGGACCTGATGAAAGCACCGCAAGTAGTGTATAAGCCGAAGGGAGGGATCAACcacattaaaaacaaagtgAGCATTCTGATACAAGCCTACATAGGTAAAATGTACGTGAAGGCATCGAGTCTGCTGACGGACATGAACTTCATAGTACAGAACGCGCCGAGACTAGCAAGAGCATACTTCGAAATATCGATGTGCGAAACAGT CAACAAAAACATACTCTCAAATTTCACAGCACCAATGAACACAGGAGGCTGGGGAGGAAACAAGGGACTGTCCAAAGAGCAAGGTCTGCTGAGCGCCACAGTAGTGGAGCGCTTCAACAAGTTCACGCTGGACCAAATAGTGCACCTGACGAGCGAGGAGGTGTTGGACATAGTGAGAAGCAGGACTGAGGCGGCCACAGCGCACAAGTACATACGCTGCATCCCGTACCCGGAGCTTAGGCTGTACAACCAGCCAATCACAAACAAAATCAGCAAGTTGACGGTGACGatggagctgaagaatGAGTGGAGCAGGCGCTGGAACGGCCAGGCGGAAGTCTTCTACGTCTGGGTGTGCACGAGCTCGAGGCTGCTGTGCAACGCGCAGCTGACCTTCAGCGGCAGAGGAGCGCAGTACGCGGAGTTCTACGTGCCAATCCACAACAAGCACGAAAGCTACAGAGTTAAGGTATTCTCGACCACGTGGCTCAACCTGAGCTTTGAAATACCGACGCGCTTCGACGACGCGGCGACGACTGCGGACGAGTACACGCCGCTGCAGAAGCTTAACCCGCTGCCGACGGCGGCACTGGGCGCCGACAACATCTACGCATTCAGCCACTTCAACCCGCTGCAGACGCAGCTGTACCACAGGGCGCGCCACAGCGACGAAAGCCTGGTGGTGGCGGCGCCCACAGGCTCAGGCAAGACGCTCGTGGCGGAGCTGGCGCTCTTCAGGCTCTTCGAGCGCCACGCGGACGCAGTGGCAGTCTACGTGGCGCCGCTGAAGGCGCTCGCGCACGAGCGCTACAAGGACTGGGCGCGCAAGTTCCACTTTAAGCGGGTTTTGCAGCTGACGGGCGACGAGTCGCTCCCGACCCTA CAGGGGCCAGCACGTGACGACCTGGAAAATTATAACATCATCATAACGACGCCGGAAAAGTGGGACGGCATCTCCAGGCActggaagaggaggaagctGGTGTCGAAGGTGGGCCTGACGATATTCGACGAGTTGCACCTGCTGGGCGAGTCGAGGGGCGCGACGATAGAGTCGATAGTGGCGAGGCAGCACACAATAAACCAGACCACGA TGGCCAATACCAACACAATAGcaaacaaaaataacgCACATTCCTTAGACCATAAGATGAGGTACGTGTGTCTGAGCACGTCCCTGTCGAACATCCACGAGATCTCGGAGTGGCTGGGCGTGACCGACGTCTACAACTTCTCGCCTGCAGTGAGGCCCGTTAAGTGTAACCTCTACATCGACGGATTCTCAATCAAGGCATACTGTCCGAGAATGAACTCCATGAACAAGCCGTGCTTTGACACGATACTGAAGCACGACCAGGGGGCAAACGTGCTGATATTCGTGTCATCGAGGAGGCAGACGAGGATGACTGCACAGGACCTGATGGGACTGCTGCAGTTCCACAACTACACCTTCGGGGACCAGGAGTCGCCGCGCGACCACGGCCAGCACGCGTTCGACGACGAGTGGCTTAACGTGTTCGTGCCTCACGGAATAGGAATACACCACGCGG gaCTAAGTGCGAAGGATAGAGAGCTGGTTCAGGATTTGTTCCTTAATAACAAGATCAAAGTGTTAATTGCGACATCGACACTGGCTTGGGGAGTGAATTTGCCGGCGAAGATAGTGATAATAAAG gGCACTGAGTTCTACGACGGGAGAGTTAAGAAGTATATCGACTACTCAGCAACAGATATAATACAG ATGGTAGGAAGAGCTGGTAGAAGCATAGAAGACGGAGAGGCATACGCATACATATTCACGGAGACGAGGAAGGTGGGATTCTACAAGGCCTTCATGTTCACGCCGTTCCCAACGGAGTCGTTCTTCCTGGAGAAAATCAACGACGCACTAAACTCGGAAATAGCAACAGGCTCAGTgacgacgaagaggaaAGCACTGGACTACCTGGCAAGAACATTCCTGTACAAGAGACTAAAGTCGAATCCaaaatattacacacaGTCGCCAAATATAT TAGATGATGGGAAGGTGGATCTTATCACGGAGTTAAAGCCGGAGGAAACAGTGAAGTTTGAGAGTAGCGTGAAGATGGACGACAATATGAAACTGGAGGAACTGTGCGAAGTGGTGATCAACAACGCAGTGTCGGAGTTGGTTAAGCTGGGATGCGTCTCCCTGGAGTATCCGCAGGAAGAGTTTAAGATCATGGAGCACGGCCTGCTGGTGCCGACGCTCAACGGGAGCCTGGCCTCACAGTACTACATAAGCTGCAGGACAGTGCACGAGTTCTCAAGCATGGACCTGGCGAGAGACCTGGGATTCTACGAAATCATGAGGATACTGGCCAACGCAAAGGAGTTTAACCTGGTCCCGCTGAGGCACAACGAGGACGTGTACAACGTGCAGCTGTCGCAGAGGTGTCCGAGCAGGATCGCAGAGTCGGAGGCGTCAAACCCGAACGCTAAGGCGTTCCTGCTGTTCCAAGCAAGGCTGTACAACATCAGGCTGCCAGTGTTCGACTACAACAACGACACAAAGTCGATACTGGACCAGCTGCCAAGGATCATTCAG ataaatatgtacTGGTGCCTAGTAATTGTA TGCCTCCTGGAAATATTCATCATCAATCGCAATTTCAACAATGTCAGTTACCTGCTGTTGCTGTATAAGTGTCTGTATTATGGCTTAAATCCAATGCGTCTAGAGCTCCCGTATGACATAAACTATGAGATGGAAGTGAGTGTGAACAATATAA AAGAGAAGTACATAACAAGGGACTGCAACATTAAGCTGACGATCAAATTACATGAATTAAGTAACACGAATGAAACACACTACCTGTTCgtggtaaataaaaaaacaaatgtaatatatggATATAAAAAGGTGTACAGAGAATCGACACATACATTTAA ACTGAGAGTTGGTCAAAGAAGTAACTTGACACTGGGAATCATACTATCATGTCCAACATTGTTACTGTATGAGCAGGAAGTATGCGTACACATTGAGGCAAGAAGTAAAAAGTAG